The Perca fluviatilis chromosome 18, GENO_Pfluv_1.0, whole genome shotgun sequence genomic interval TCATGTTGCCTCAAAGTGAGGAACTCTATTATACTATTCTGTACTTGAATGTCATTGATCTGTTTTTATATGAATTCTGTGTTTTTGCGGTTCCTGTGAAATAAAGGCACTCAAATCATTGTGGATATTTGTCAATGATGAACTCTGCACATTCAGTAATGACACAGCAGGTATTTCATTACCACGACCAAAGACCTGCTGCAACATGCTGGGAGCACTGGCCCAGTGGAGCAGCAGTTTCTTTATGTAACATTTAAAAGGGGCAGTCCAGTGATTTATTACTGCATTTCCTGCATAAATTTAGGGGACTTGCATGAGTTGCAAGTCACTATAAAACAGCAGCAGATATACTGACACCTAGTCCCCAGTACTGGATGGTTTTTGAgataaaggtcctatgacatgctgctttttggatgcttttatataggccttagtggtcccctaatactgtatctgaagtctcttttatataggccttagtggtcccctaatactgtatctgaagtctcttttatataggccttagtggtcccctaatactgtatctgaagtctcttttatatagaccttagtggtcccctaatactgtatctgaagtctcttttatatagaccttagtggtcccctaatactgtatctgaggtctcttttatatagaccttagtggtcccctaatactgtatctgaagtctcttttatatagaccttagtggtcccctaatactgtatctgaagtctcttttatatagaccttagtggtcccctaatactgtatctgaagtctcttttatatagaccttagtggtcccctaatactgtatctgaggtctcttttatatagaccttagtggtcccctaatactgtatctgaagtctcttttatatagaccttagtggtcccctaatactgtatctgaagtctcttttatatagaccttagtggttccctaatactgtatctgaagtctcttttatatagaccttagtggtcccctaatactgtatctgaagtctcttttatatagaccttagtggtcccctaatactgtatctgaagtctcttttatatagaccttagtggtcccctaatactgtatctgaagtctcttttctgaAAATCTGATGCCGACCATGAGCTGCAACGTCCCTGCTTCTTGTCTGGCAGATCTTAGTTTCAGATTTTCCTCCATCACTCTGTTATGCAGCTATaaataaaagcagaaaatacccaaaaggagagaaaaaaaactgaacaaataaaaaacaaacttcttaGCATGCAGGTGTTTTCATCTGTTATTAACATAACTTGTTCAGAGGAGACATGTTGACTGGTCATAAATGGAAAAACACAAGCAAAATGATTAACATTAATAATGGTAGAATTATATTGTGTCCCAGTGAGCCAGCCCTGCAACTGATAACACCTAAATGGAATTGTTAACTATTCTTTCCAGCTGCAGTTTTCCTGCTAGGACGCCATCAAAATGCATGCTCAATTAGTTTAGATCCCTTACGAACATTATGCCAGTGTAAAGATTAAGGAACATTTAAGCGTTAATACCTCCATGTCACCACATATGTTGGTctcttctgccatctagtggatAAAAACATCCGCATTACAAAGACAAACGCCCAACACGTCTgaatagagtttttttttaattatttttacaaataaCTTATCTGTTACAAAGACAGTTTTCCCagctaaaatcaaaaaaacactttagatatccaaattattttgtttccatttaataaaacatgaataaactgCCTCTTCACACCAAGGTGCAGATCAAGCTGAAAACGGATTTCTTTGgattggaaaagaaaaaaaaaaaaaatatggcgTAAGTGCTTAAGAGAcaataattcatttttaaaaggGTTTAAACAATACCAAGATTTAGGTTTTAAAAATGGCACTTGGATGTGACAGAATAGAGTATCAATACAAATTCAATAGTTCTAAAAAGGCACTGATGATGCAAGGCAACATTTTCACAAGTGTGGAAACAAACTAAACAAAGAAACTACTCCACAGTTAAGGTAAGTTAATTACAAGAAGTAAACTTTAGAGACACCCTCATCGATAAAAGCTTAGGAGGATGAAATGAGCCAAATAAAAATAAGAGTATACAAAGTGGACAGTCATGTTTTTGTGACCCCATAGGAATATTTCTACATCATAGGAAtactttaaacaaacatattcACTTTGTTacctcacaacaacaacaaaaaaaaacaattcaggcGCACAGCAACATGGGAACTTTGAACCCAATCGGCTGTTCCAGGATCGTCCTGATTGAACTGGAAAAGTCTCTTTGCACTGAGGTTGTCGTCGTCCCCCAAAACATTAAACCTACATTCCAGTTGTCAGATAAGATGGCAGTTTGTAAAttctttgcttctttttttttttttttttttttttttaaccccttTCCCTCCCCCGATAGTCCcgccaattattttttttggcatcctgaaaaaaaaatgaagaagaagaagaaaaaataataagacTCCTCCATCGCCTTCCTCTTCTGACGCAGGAAACCCAGCAACGACGCGAGCGATGAGCGGAGCGGGCAGACGTAGCTTCATGATGACTGCTCTGCTGCTCTCCTTCTGCAAGGCTTCAACTCTCACAGAAATCAAgtcaaaagctttaaaaaaaagggagcATGGTGCTTATTCGTTTGAAAGGAgggaaacaaaacaagacaaaaaaaaaagttaataaagtCTATAAAGCTATACTTACAGGAAATACAAGTGATTCATAGTGTGAGGAAGACGGCTTTTGAGGCACATTCTAAAAGTATGTACAGTAAAAAGCTCGAGGGGAGTTCTGCCTCCGTGTACTGTACACAAAGCATGCAACGtagtttctctctttttttttcttttattaactCATGACTGAAGAGACAGAAAAGGTGAAGGGGGGGGAGGACAAGAGGCACATTTGAGTGGTCCCCCTTTGGCATCCTCTAGAAACAGCAAACAAACTTTAAAGTCCACGATGAGTCCGTTAGGTTTCCCTTCAGATGGAGAGCAGTGGCCGAACACAGTTCCCAATCCCGCGACCATGCCACCGCAGAGGAAAATAAAAcccaaaaactaaaatgtaatccgcaaaaaaaaaaaaaaggcacgtTGGTGCCTgggttgtgtgtgcatgtaggcgtgtgtatgtgtgccgtCACACTGCAGGGCCACACTCGTAATACTGTAAGTGGGAGCAGCGAGGTATCCCGGGTGCACCACCCCCACGCCATTCACTGAAGGCCTAAAGGGATATATTCAACCCCTGCCGAGCCGTTATGAAAAACACAAGCTGTAAACACTAGCCAGTCAAGCCTTCCCGTGGACAGTGTCCTACAAACCTtagagaggagaaaggaaaaaagaaaaaacaggacGCATGATGCGCGATgacgcccccccccccgtccGAGTTTCCATACAACGGCCgaaaaagaagaaacagaaaGGCCCTTTGCCAGTCTGGTCTGGTAGAAGACAGGCGGCGGCGTGCGGCAGCCTCGTTGGCTCAGAAGTGCCGCGGGAACTCGCACTGTTCACAGCGGTTGAGGGCGGGATGGTTGAGGAAGGTGCAGGCGGTGCAGCTCCACTGCGTCCCCTCGTCCTCCTCCTGGTCTGCGATGGGCTTCACAATCTTACTGCCCGGGTctgtggagaggaggaggaggaggaggaggtcaggACAcggaacaagaagaagaagtgcAATTGTCAAGCAAATTCTGAGCAAACCTATCAAGATTATAGATCGCTTTATTTCTCGTTTTTATGCACCACATAAAAACGAAATTGTGTTTCATACATCCACTGGTCAAataaggcctcctgcacactgcctgcgtggcgtgagcgtgtttATTTCAACCCCATGTTAAcgggttagagcttacacactgcctgcgtgacatgcatgcctgctagaaataggaccaatagaataggaaaagatgtttatatgtcattttgacacaatatCAGATGTTTCCATATCCCATTTAGAgcatcaacttttttttctacaaagacaaaaaaaaaaaaacgttttcacACAATTGAAGAAGTAAAATTAAATGTTGTTTCAATCCAGGACTTCAAAATGcataaaaatatgtaaatggAAACAGGACTAGTGTGTTTATCTGATTATGCTTGGCAGTAAAGGATTTCAAAACAACTTAAAACAGCGACGTGACGTCTAGACATGGAAAGCGTCATTTGAATTTCAAATCTAAAAACAAAGACGCTGGTTAAAGACCGTATATACGGTTGACGATACAGGAAGGAGGAatgaaagaagaggaggagaaggacagAGATACCAACCGAGTGGGAGAGGAGGGGAAGGACCAGAGGAGGGCTCCATCATGAGCTCAGAGGTCACATTATATCTGCATCCTCTCCTGTCTGGCCCAGGTATGATGGAGCCGAGCAGAGAGcaagggatggatggatggatggatggatggatggatggaggaaggATGAGAGGAAGGCGGTAAATGGATGGGTGAAAAAAGATTACGCAGCAGGTagggaggaagaagaaaagtgCAGAAATGAAGACATAAAACAGGGTTAAACCAATATTGGGGATGATTTGTAATGTAATGATTGATCTAAATAAGGAAAACATCCTTAATCTATTATTAATGCATCCCTCATTTGGCAGAGGTGTATTCACCCCTGTGTATTTAACAGCTGGGAGCTCCATTTATTTACGTTTCAGTAGAATCATATGGGGGCAAAACAGCGAGTGCTGAAATGTCCATTACAGTCATAAAACACTGCCGATGTCGTTTTAAAGATTTTGGTATTGGTCTTTAACAACCTATATTGGTATAACCCTGATAAAAACATGAATTGAACAGTGAAGTTAGTACCATCGACCTTTGAGAACACTTTAGGGCCAaactagtcttgctttgccagaccttcctccacagcgctgcggaggagggtctggctagtccacacagcattctgggatgggagagaaacgtgctctggtttattggcatttctttaaaccaatcacaatcgtcttggggcggTGCCAAGCGCAGCAAGGAGCCCCGGCGCCGCTgccaaatagcctcgggaaggaacttgttttggtggaacatgtggacgttcaaaagttgttttagtcgtgcaacagaaaactctgattggacagatagtctagctagctgtctggatttaccctgcagagatctgaggagcagttaaccatagtcctcacaaatccaccagagtttaaaattccagcaCAAAGTTTATGtcacggacatctggccgaaaagaagCACATACGGTAGACTGTCCAgcagcaacagagcaatcccggaagtggaaggtcgtagATATAGACTAGGGCCATACAGGTGCTTCTGCAGATGTTGGCCTGTTATCTAAACATGCAACACCACTGACAGTCACTTAAGTCAGTAAGTACAGTCTGAAAAAAATGACACCgtgcaataaataaatgaataaaaagcaCATAAagaaatatacagtaggtcATCTCTAGGACTGTAAAGGGACCAATACTAATGAAGTGAATCCAATATAAGAAGTCCAATAAAGTAAATCTAAGGATGAAAGTGTCAATGGAATGAGGAATAACTAGACATGAGCAtgcaaccttttctaaacttaCCAATAGATAAAGTACCTTTGGGTTTGGGTGGGACAGGACCGAGGAATCCAATGTTGTCATAGAAATTATGGATTGCACTGGGATTAAAGTGTGGTCCTGTAAACAGATGGAAAAAAGTGGAttgagcacatacacacacacacacacaataagacACACTAAAAGCATTGCATGTTCAGAAAGGTAATCATTCGCCACATTTTGAATAGACTATAAAACAATAATGAACACATCCATTTACAAATATACAAGTTTTAAACCGCACACTGCACTGACACACGGTCCGATTTATCCACCAGAAACTTAAACAACTAATGATTGTCTATCCTGTAATATTATTAAAGCTGTGGCTTGGTGTGCCTCCCCAGGCCGTGGATCAAATAACATTTCAGCTTTCGTTCCATAGCCATCACTACTGAATACTAACTAGAAATAAACAATTAGAAAACTGCAAGTTTTTGCCTAACATTAAATCCCAAGTACCACCAGGTCtgtgactagggttgggtaccgcaACATGGTGCGTTCCTATAccaccggtatctaccggaccaaatGACAATTTTGTGCTTGccttcttttatatatatattttttttatttttttaatctgttcaGGCACTGTTTAGAAACTGGTATCAGGGGTAAAAATACCAAATGATTTCCAACCCTATCTGTGACAGGTACTATTCATTCATGTTAGCAGTCTCTGTCAGCAGTGTGAGAGCTGCCAGGGGGGCAATAAATCCCTTGTTACCAACCAGCAACAGGATGCAATTCAGGAAGAAGTGGTAGTTAACAGCACAATGGCAGCACCGTAAGCGTGTGTGTAGAGAGGATGTGAGTAGCTGCAGAGCCTGGCTCAAATCTGACCTCCTCACTCAATTACTTAGTGttacctttttattattattattattattattattattattattattattattattattataatacgaCACAGACTTGTGTAAGTGGAATACTAGTTTAAGAATATTGAAGATTATAtatcagagaaagagagagaaccaACAGAATCATACCTCTTGTTTGAAGGAGATCAATTTCTTTGGTGAGGCAGTCAATGTCGATCTGCAGTAACCGGTTTTTGCATCGCAGCTGCTTCATTTCCTCAATCTGAAAAAGAGTGAGACAGGAAGGGATCAGCCGGTTAGCCATCACACTCAGGCAGCTCTAGAGGTTGGACACCCAGCTTCTCAGCCAGTGGGGCAGATCTGGGACCGTGTCAGAAGGAGAGCTGCTCCACTCTCCAGAGCTGGCTCGCCTCGGTAAACAAGGAACCAAGGAGCTACTGAGCTCGGCAACGCCAGCCAATTAACCTCCCGCAGCCACGTCCCCCTCTGTTGACTCAACTGTAAGAGCCGACAAAAACAGCTGACTAGACCAAAAGCTTAGAGCGCCATTTGATCTGAACCCGAGGGGTTTCAACAAACTTACAGCAGCAGATCTTACATAAACATGAAGTAGTGCAGAAGATAAATGTGGAAAGTtccctttgttttcttttgaactGTCACTTTCTCCGTTTTAGCTGCAGAATGAACTGTGAAGTGAATTGGTGTGCTCTTTCAGTCTTTTTTGTCTGTTCGGCCTTTATCTGTTAGTAATaaccagaaaaaaacatttgtttgctGTTATGAAGAACATCGCACATAGCTGCTAATAAAATCCTATCAAActctttgtttttaaattgattgATCTGCCAATGAAAGATGTTGGTTAGAGTTCCCTGAGATTTTCTTGTTCAAATGTCCCCATTTTTCTACACTCTGGCTGGTGTTAGCTGAAATATGACTATCAACTCATTCATATTAAACTACTGTTCTCAACAACAGATATCACAGTTTGTAAAATTAGAATGTTTAAGACCTACAGTATACCATATAAAACTGCAACGTTGATTCAGCTTGGGGACCTTCGTAGCATTACATACCCCCATATGTCTTCTCTTTAACTGTCAATATCAACTTAAAGCAAGaaataatctcaaaaaaagTTCACAATGGACACATTTATAAAATCACGGAGCTTACAGAAGGAATTTGGGAGGCTGAGTTGGATCTCTCCAGCCGTCTCCGGGTCAGGTCGTTTTCCATCTCGTTGACCTCCTCTTTTAGCTCCTccagtttcttcttcttcagctccAGCTCGTGCCATAGCCTCTCCATGCGGGCCTTCTGATGGACCAACAACGctggagaacacacacagaccgtaCTGACATCAACCGCCTCCCCTGGGCTACATCCATTCACTAGTAAACAACATAATTTAGCATGATGCACAATCAAAGTAATATTATTTTAAGAAACTCATGTAACTAAAAACTGCAGATCAACATAAAAACTGCTGACAAGTCACTGCTGTACTGAACACAGGATGGTCTCTGAATACACCAGTCAAACAAGTTTTGAGCCTAAAGGAGAAACGGGGGAACCACATCAGATTCTTCCCCGTTGTTTCTCAGACTGCGTTTCATCACCTATTGTGGTAACATGAAGAGATCATCAGGCGCATCCAGGTTAGCACACTGCTGCAGGCACATTCTGCAGCAGTCTTTAATACAGAACCTTCACTGTGCACATGATCTGCTCAAGTCTCTACAGCATGTGTCCCATAATTCATTCAAGTTCCTGATTCTGTTGACAGGTTGTAACACCTCCTACGCAGACATTCAATGACAAACAACTCTCTGTCCtgctacacacaaacacacacttcacagCTTATGGGAAGATGGTCTTCTGGTGATCACGTACCTGTTCTCCTGTCAAAATGTCCTCGGGTTAAACTGCTACCCGCCTGCTTACTATGAGTCACAGTGTGAGAGGAAGAACTAAATGTGTCAACAGCCCAACATTCGTACAGCTGAATGTAAACTGAACACGATGCACGTAATGTTACAGTGATTTTAGTTCAGTTATGGTGAGGCAAAAGGTGCCTTCATTTTTTACCACGACGCATAATAGTCTTGGTGTTTGGCTCTTGGATTAACTCcactaatttatttattatgggATAACGATGTTGTTTAAGCTAATCTTCCTTCTTGGCAAACACATGATATCCCACCACTTTTGTCATTTCAAGTAAACTGCAGTGTTTCCTGTGGAGCGAGAGGTTTGCTGTACTCCCCCAGAGAGAGAGGGCGAGTGACAAACGGCTGACTCATATGAGCGGGTTGAATGCATATCTGCAGGTGCACGTTATATGGTGTATGAAATCTCTGTCTCCTCACTGTGCTGCATTTTTTAAAACTATGATAGTGTGGTCATGGATCGCATCTCCCGCCCAGGTGTCCCTCTTGCGCTCCCTGCAGTTCTCCCACTTACAGAATCCAGCAGCTACCATTTTTCCTTcagcgatttctttttttatctgagGCGGCAAATGTTACCAGCAGACGCGCTACGCTGTACAATAGATGATGGACAATGCTCTTCTTTACTAAGAAATCAACATGACCCTGTCTTACACATGATTAGACAAACGGGACACTTGCCCGCCGTCAAATTTCTCCTAAACTAGCCACAAAATTAAGCTGACAAATAGGTCACACAGGGAATAACACTTAATTTTAGATCTTTTAAACGCCTACttttaattgttgtttttatcaATTCAGGAGTTTGGGAAGGCAACAAGTCACATCATTATGCAAAGGTTTGCTGAAAGATCTGGTACACATCTAAATTACTAAACTTTACATTCTAAAATGACATactaaattaattatttttcaaaaatgatgTCTAAATATTGCTCACAAGATGTAGTCTGGCTGTGTATGGTTACTCACCCAGCAGAAATACTGGCGGGAATCAAAAGGGCAATGTCTTATTGCACCAGGTTTTATTTGATGCTTCCATCTTAACTGACTTAGCTTCCTGACTTAACAGGATAGTTCACATCTTTTTAAGTGTGGTTGTACGTGGAGGTACTTATGcatagtcagtgtgttagctacagtagatggcggtcggcacgcccccagtttggagaagcaggcaggagtaccaacacagaagctaagcaatgttcTGCTGTGGACAGGGGCAGCAGCTTAACACATTTTAGACACCTGAAAATATCTATATCAATTTAAGTGGATGCTttatttagattattttcacCGCTTtcccttgctgtcagacagccctttacgaCAGGGAACTGAAGcggttatctctgctctcttcaaggCCACctgactcctttgacaaaaacagtaattttacctcaCAGAAGTGAGTGTTGCTGGTCTACCGCTGGCTCGATCAGCTGGTTAGTTTGTGGTATTGTGCGACTTTGGTCAATCTGAACTAACCTTTTAAAATACCAGtcacacagtaacacaaacaaactaaccaATCGAGGCAGCGGTACCTCctgtgttctgcgaggtaaaattaCAGTACATTTTTCCAAAAAGGAGCCTGGTGGTTTTGAAGAGTGtagataacggcttcagttctCCCCCGCCTAAATTAAAAACagggctgtctgacggcaaggataaagcagtgaaaatattctaaatgaagcgtactttttttttaggtgtctCAAAATATATTTAGCTgctgctgcccccgtccacagccgtacattgcttagcttcaaTGTCTGTAcgcctgcctgcttctccaaaccaGGGGCATGCCAACCGCCACCTACTGTAGCCAATACACCGACTTtagataagtacctcatacaacaaCACTTTAAAATATCTAAACTACCCCTTTTAGTCTGTGATTGCATTTGAAACAGGCCTTCACATGCCAACCAGAACCGGGTCTTCAACAAAGTTATGTAATTACCATAATGTTATTCTGCTGCCAAACAGTAACAGCTTCAGTTCTGGTGTGAATGCTTAATGTTTAATTACGTTAGTTGTGTGGTGAGATGTGTCTTTATCAGGTACAGTTTTGGTGTGAATATACATGTTTTAAGGCCATGCAGATAAAGTAGGAGGGAAAGTGGGCTGATGAGGGTCAGTAGAGGCAGCATGCCTGGTGTGAAGCCCCTGTTAGTGGTAGTCACCGCAGTGCAGGAGCCACAGCCGGTGACTCACACGTAATACAGTCAAAAGCCCAAAAAAGGAAACAGCGGTGCGCTCTGACACGTTTGACTCACACTACAGAATCCACCAGTCTCAGGGGTCGTCGGAGCAAACGCTGCATTCAGTGTGGAGGACTCACACTACCGTCATCCTAGCGGCCCTCACTGAGCCAGTCACCTTGTATCTACAGTACCTCATGGAGACTGACATGCGGAGCAGCACAGTTTGGctaaagaaatacattacagtccATGTTATGTTAAGAGACTTTTAAAATCCCACAGTATACTTTATAGTAAAATTATATTCTTGGCAGGAAGCGATGGAAAAAGCATTTAGACCTAGTCTgactatcaccagaccaagctctgGGGAGTCtgttctgtattttctactgcacaagaggcgtgatcaacgggcatagttcaaatgactctgtacgcaatttgatagtccttcaaccaatcagaccaacgatccggatGACGTACTTTAGAACGGGTTGCtacgcttcggtggccgccgtattgaatgtaaacaaaaagctgcttgcggtcgcttctctatcgtcatggtgttaaacccgccaggtggataagccagtttgtgattgttccccgcagatttgtaacggaagcggGATAGAAtaatgtacaggtttccagcctgagctgcagggaaaAATCAAATCGCAGGCACAtcaggctgggtttacccagtctaattTAGACCCACTGCTGATTGCAAAAGACCTGCGTACTATCTCATCAACCTCATGGTTAACGTCGGTCTGAAAACTGGTCTTTTTGCCTTCTCGCCATCAACTGCGCACCCTTTAGCCACTTGACATTTGCTAAACATTTTTGTCGGTTTGTCCGAGCCGCGGGCGGTATTCTAAAGTATGTATGCATGAGAGCAGATCTGTGAAAATAGCTTCAAGAAATTGTCCAACAGTACTTTGCGATGCTCGCTGTAATGTCAAgtattgtaaaaacaaaaaaatatcctatatattgtataaaaaggTTTAAAGGGTTTGTAATTactttatttataatatattattgagAAAGAACTTATATGAAGTGAATACTTTAAAGACCGGGATTACGATCAAAGTGATGACACTTTTTTGCTCACCTTGTGTGTACGCTGCATCATCAGAGCCCATGCTGAGTCTGCGAGGCTCACTCGGTCTCTCCTTATGTGGTGACAGCGGGTCTGAGAGATGGTGGGGGTCTGGCTCCACATAGTGGTGGTCTGAGGGTAGGCTGAGGAGGTTTTTGGGATCAAAAGTAGGGGACACGACTCCGGGGGACACAGCTGGGGGCTTATTGGGGGACACTGTGATTTTAAAAGTGTATTTGGTGTTGGGCTGAGTCACCACCACACGTGGGGAAGAAGCTGTGCCTCCCCCTCCTAAAGAGGCACGGGACTTAGGTGGATGGTGGTGGATGTAGGCGGGGCCCATGCTCACTTGGCCCCCTATGTTCCTGGCCCCTGAGGACCCCTGTAAAGGAGGGTTGGCTGAGATGTAGACTGTGGGAGGGTTCCTTCCCCCACTGTCATCGCTGGAGGCATTGGCCGAAATGTAAAACTTAGGTTGGGAGCGGGAGCCGGCTGAGGCCACGATGGCCTCCTCAGAGGGAGCGGTAGCAGCAGTAGGCGGGCTGGCAGAGATGTAAACAGTGGGCTGGCTGCGGCTCAGACCTGGGCCTCCGATGGAGAGAGGGGTGGTGGGGACAGTAGCCACCCCAgttgaagaggaggaagaggcagggcaggaggaggaggtggaggaggaccGGGTCCCACTGCTCGTCCGCAACACGGCAGTTGTGGTTGTGGAGTT includes:
- the tab2 gene encoding TGF-beta-activated kinase 1 and MAP3K7-binding protein 2 isoform X4 translates to MAQGSHQIDIQVLHDLRQKFPEVPEGVVSQCVLQNNNNLDACCEYLSQVSPGYLYSEEGNLGFSDDPSLIRLRNHMTQLNLGLQSQNVHVAPGRDGLRMNGSRTLAHSLSDGPLQTGQAPNSDFFQQEPQSAPVQLPSSINVSGVMEPTSKPKPPQHLGLYPLGVKGASMGVQQTPRFNPITVTLAPQKGRNTPTSLHIHGGPQSGLSSPQGNSIYIRPYVSQSGTTRQNQQGGGRAQYSPTSQPQQQIYQISHPSSMSGSWSGPQHASSSHTSQHQTQGHQTSHVYMPISSPTNPQAPSILPTGSQASSSGVSSCSSSSSSSSVMPTSLSTISQYNIQNISTGPRKNQIEIKLESPQRSNSTTTTAVLRTSSGTRSSSTSSSCPASSSSSTGVATVPTTPLSIGGPGLSRSQPTVYISASPPTAATAPSEEAIVASAGSRSQPKFYISANASSDDSGGRNPPTVYISANPPLQGSSGARNIGGQVSMGPAYIHHHPPKSRASLGGGGTASSPRVVVTQPNTKYTFKITVSPNKPPAVSPGVVSPTFDPKNLLSLPSDHHYVEPDPHHLSDPLSPHKERPSEPRRLSMGSDDAAYTQALLVHQKARMERLWHELELKKKKLEELKEEVNEMENDLTRRRLERSNSASQIPSIEEMKQLRCKNRLLQIDIDCLTKEIDLLQTRGPHFNPSAIHNFYDNIGFLGPVPPKPKDPGSKIVKPIADQEEDEGTQWSCTACTFLNHPALNRCEQCEFPRHF
- the tab2 gene encoding TGF-beta-activated kinase 1 and MAP3K7-binding protein 2 isoform X2, with protein sequence MAQGSHQIDIQVLHDLRQKFPEVPEGVVSQCVLQNNNNLDACCEYLSQVSPGYLYSEEGNLGFSDDPSLIRLRNHMTQLNLGLQSQNVHVAPGRDGLRMNGSRTLAHSLSDGPLQTGQAPNSDFFQQEPQSAPVQLPSSINVSGVMEPTSKPKPPQHLGLYPLGVKGASMGVQQTPRFNPITVTLAPQKGRNTPTSLHIHGGPQSGLSSPQGNSIYIRPYVSQSGTTRQNQQGGGRAQYSPTSQPQQQIYQISHPSSMSGSWSGPQHASSSHTSQHQTQGHQTSHVYMPISSPTNPQAPSILPTGSQASSSGVSSCSSSSSSSSVMPTSLSTISQYNIQNISTGPRKNQIEIKLESPQRSNSTTTTAVLRTSSGTRSSSTSSSCPASSSSSTGVATVPTTPLSIGGPGLSRSQPTVYISASPPTAATAPSEEAIVASAGSRSQPKFYISANASSDDSGGRNPPTVYISANPPLQGSSGARNIGGQVSMGPAYIHHHPPKSRASLGGGGTASSPRVVVTQPNTKYTFKITVSPNKPPAVSPGVVSPTFDPKNLLSLPSDHHYVEPDPHHLSDPLSPHKERPSEPRRLSMGSDDAAYTQALLVHQKARMERLWHELELKKKKLEELKEEVNEMENDLTRRRLERSNSASQIPSIEEMKQLRCKNRLLQIDIDCLTKEIDLLQTRGPHFNPSAIHNFYDNIGFLGPVPPKPKDRRGCRYNVTSELMMEPSSGPSPPLPLDPGSKIVKPIADQEEDEGTQWSCTACTFLNHPALNRCEQCEFPRHF
- the tab2 gene encoding TGF-beta-activated kinase 1 and MAP3K7-binding protein 2 isoform X3 produces the protein MAQGSHQIDIQVLHDLRQKFPEVPEGVVSQCVLQNNNNLDACCEYLSQVSPGYLYSEEGNLGFSDDPSLIRLRNHMTQLNLGLQSQNVHVAPGRDGLRMNGSRTLAHSLSDGPLQTGQAPNSDFFQQEPQSAPVQLPSSINVSGVMEPTSKPKPPQHLGLYPLGVKGASMGVQQTPRFNPITVTLAPQKGRNTPTSLHIHGGPQSGLSSPQGNSIYIRPYVSQSGTTRQNQQGGGRAQYSPTSQPQQQIYQISHPSSMSGSWSGPQHASSSHTSQHQTQGHQTSHVYMPISSPTNPQAPSILPTGSQASSSGVSSCSSSSSSSSVMPTSLSTISQYNIQNISTGPRKNQIEIKLESPQRSNSTTTTAVLRTSSGTRSSSTSSSCPASSSSSTGVATVPTTPLSIGGPGLSRSQPTVYISASPPTAATAPSEEAIVASAGSRSQPKFYISANASSDDSGGRNPPTVYISANPPLQGSSGARNIGGQVSMGPAYIHHHPPKSRASLGGGGTASSPRVVVTQPNTKYTFKITVSPNKPPAVSPGVVSPTFDPKNLLSLPSDHHYVEPDPHHLSDPLSPHKERPSEPRRLSMGSDDAAYTQALLVHQKARMERLWHELELKKKKLEELKEEVNEMENDLTRRRLERSNSASQIPSIEEMKQLRCKNRLLQIDIDCLTKEIDLLQTRGPHFNPSAIHNFYDNIGFLGPVPPKPKGTLSIDPGSKIVKPIADQEEDEGTQWSCTACTFLNHPALNRCEQCEFPRHF